Proteins encoded by one window of Aspergillus puulaauensis MK2 DNA, chromosome 4, nearly complete sequence:
- a CDS encoding uncharacterized protein (COG:P;~EggNog:ENOG410PNV3;~InterPro:IPR036874,IPR001765;~antiSMASH:Cluster_4.5;~go_function: GO:0004089 - carbonate dehydratase activity [Evidence IEA];~go_function: GO:0008270 - zinc ion binding [Evidence IEA]) — translation MASASEAASLAELNVLAGVETLKQKSVVLEAMQKGMQVHGLVFDVGSGVLQELDTGGG, via the exons ATGGCTTCGGCCTCTGAGGCTGCTTC ATTGGCTGAGTTGAATGTTCTTGCTGGAGTGGAGACGCTCAAGCAGAAGAGTGTTGTGTTGGAGGCGATGCAGAAGGGCATGCAGGTCCATGGTCTTGTGTTTGATGTTGGGAGCGGCGTCCTTCAGGAGCTGGACACCGGGGGAGGATGA
- a CDS encoding uncharacterized protein (antiSMASH:Cluster_4.5): MFVPQHRRHASAFGVSTDNDMLYTEMADGEFDDSTGTEIGGVQDVCDIAVNEHVAWMEAKQGRLGAPRVGAPDPEDLGLLAG; the protein is encoded by the coding sequence ATGTTTGTTCcccagcaccgccgccacGCCTCCGCATTTGGTGTGTCCACAGACAACGACATGCTTTACACTGAGATGGCGGACGGCGAATTCGATGACAGCACAGGAACTGAGATCGGAGGGGTGCAGGATGTTTGCGATATTGCGGTGAACGAACACGTCGCCTGGATGGAAGCCAAGCAGGGTCGTCTCGGGGCACCGCGAGTCGGAGCACCCGATCCAGAGGATCTCgggctgctggctggctga
- the aarA gene encoding L-aminoadipate-semialdehyde dehydrogenase (BUSCO:EOG092603D0;~COG:Q;~EggNog:ENOG410PIYP;~InterPro:IPR000873,IPR020845,IPR009081,IPR036291, IPR036736,IPR010080,IPR014397,IPR020806,IPR013120, IPR042099,IPR010071,IPR001242;~PFAM:PF00501,PF00668,PF00550,PF01370,PF07993;~SMCOG1010:NAD-dependent epimerase/dehydratase;~antiSMASH:Cluster_4.5;~go_function: GO:0003824 - catalytic activity [Evidence IEA];~go_function: GO:0004043 - L-aminoadipate-semialdehyde dehydrogenase activity [Evidence IEA];~go_function: GO:0031177 - phosphopantetheine binding [Evidence IEA];~go_process: GO:0009085 - lysine biosynthetic process [Evidence IEA]) — MGVESVPLQERLERWAQRLQNLTVSPLTRDYPDNQNQELPKRAIEAFESLKLSNETSSALQKLSSTSSGFTVFLTAFVVLVARLTGDEDIAIGTSAGEDGRPFVLRVPIDTSETFLQLLSKVQKAYDEGSSEIVPLGSLRSHIQEKSQSERSPILFRFAAYDAPAASQDYPANTFETTDLVVNVAPASTSDRSTELGAYYSQRLFSSARISTILNQLTQLVQNATSNPETAIGRIDFMTPEQRALLPDPTADLHWSKFRGAIHDIFSENAQSHPDKLCVVETKSATSAHREFTYRQINEASNILGHHLVQAGVERGDVVMVYAYRGVDLVVAVMGILKAGATFSVIDPAYPPERQCIYLDVARPRALINIAKATKDAGELSEIVRTFIGENLELRTEIPALALLDDGTLLGGSIDGQDVLEKQVPLKSKSVGVVVGPDSTPTLSFTSGSEGRPKGVRGRHFSLAYYFPWMAETFKLNPNDKFTMLSGIAHDPIQRDIFTPLFLGAQLLVPAREDIQNERLAEWMRDYGASVTHLTPAMGQILVGGASAQFPTLHHAFFVGDILIKRDCRSLQGLAPNVNIVNMYGTTETQRAVSYFEVPSYSSDGGYLDTMKDVIPAGRGMLDVQMLVVNRFEPSRICAIGEVGEIYVRAAGLAEGYLGSPELSQKKFLTNWFVDPKTWADKDAAESQGTNEPWREFYVGPRDRLYRSGDLGRYTPSGDVECSGRADDQVKIRGFRIELGEIDTHLSRHPLVRENVTLVRRDKFEEPTLVSYFVPDMGKWASWLEQKGLKDDDSAEGMVGMLRRFRPLRDDVRDLLRSKLPTYAVPTVFIPLKRMPLNPNGKIDKPALPFPDTAELSAAAPQRRPSALKSLSETEQALAQIWANRIANVTAPMIGPEDSFFDLGGHSILAQQMFFDLRRKWRGIDISMSAIFRSPTLRAFAAEIDRLLNFESFASNDDAAETAAVANEPDDEYSRDARKLVDTLPKTFPARTEDILSTEPTIFLTGATGFLGAHILRDLLTRKSPSARVVALVRGKSAEQALARVRSTCRAYGFWEESWASRLECICGSLGDARFGLTEEAWDGLTNRVDAVIHNGALVHWVYPYSTLKPANVLGTIDALKLCATGKPKQFSFVSSTSVLDSDHYVLESERSIAGGGAGISEDDDLEGSSVGLGTGYGQSKWAGEYLVREAGKRGLKGTIVRPGYVLGDSNSGTTNTDDFLIRMVKGCIQLSARPNINNTVNMVPVDHVARVVIAGAFRPTVSPIGVAQVTGHPRLRFNQFLGALQLYGYDVPQVDYVPWSKSLEQYVNSGEHDDPESQHALMPLYHFVTADLPSNTKAPELDDVHAAASLRADAAWSGVDASAGAGVTEELVGLYASYLVSVGFLPAPSASTAGARPLPAVTITDDQKEAMAGVGGRGGAA, encoded by the exons ATGGGTGTCGAATCCGTTCCATTGCAGGAACGCCTTGAGCGCTGGGCTCAAAGGCTACAAAACCTCACCGTCTCCCCACTAACCCGCGATTATCCCGACAACCAGAACCAAGAGCTGCCCAAGAGGGCCATTGAGGCTTTCGAGTCCCTTAAGCTCTCCAATGAGACATCATCCGCGTTACAAAAACTATCCAGCACATCTTCAGGATTCACAGTTTTCCTGACTGCGTTCGTTGTACTCGTCGCTCGTTtgactggtgatgaggatatcGCCATTGGCACAAGCGCTGGTGAAGATGGCCGGCCCTTCGTCCTGAGAGTGCCAATTGATACCTCAGAGACATTCCTTCAGCTGCTCTCCAAAGTTCAAAAG GCCTACGATGAGGGGTCATCCGAGATCGTGCCATTGGGCAGTTTACGATCCCACATCCAAGAGAAATCGCAATCCGAGCGATCCCCAATCCTCTTCCGCTTCGCCGCATACGATGCTCCCGCTGCCTCCCAAGACTACCCCGCCAATACCTTTGAGACAACGGATTTGGTGGTCAATGTTGCGCCCGCAAGCACCTCGGACCGGTCGACGGAGCTGGGAGCATACTATAGTCAGAGACTGTTCTCCAGTGCCAGAATAAGCACAATTTTGAACCAGTTAACTCAGCTGGTTCAGAATGCTACAAGCAACCCAGAAACGGCAATTGGGCGCATTGATTTCATGACCCCCGAGCAGCGAGCCCTTCTTCCAGACCCCACCGCAGACCTACATTGGTCCAAGTTTCGAGGGGCTATCCACGACATCTTCTCCGAGAACGCTCAAAGTCACCCGGACAAGCTTTGCGTTGTCGAAACCAAGTCCGCCACTTCCGCCCACCGCGAGTTCACCTACCGTCAGATTAATGAGGCGTCGAACATTCTCGGTCACCACCTGGTTCAAGCAGGTGTTGAGAGGGGCGACGTTGTCATGGTCTACGCTTACCGCGGCGTTGACCTGGTCGTGGCTGTCATGGGTATTCTTAAGGCCGGTGCGACATTTTCCGTTATCGATCCTGCATACCCTCCTGAGAGACAATGCATTTACCTCGATGTGGCTCGTCCTCGGGCATTGATTAACATTGCGAAGGCTACTAAGGATGCAGGCGAGCTGTCTGAAATAGTACGCACATTTATCGGTGAGAACCTAGAGCTTCGAACTGAGATTCCTGCGCTCGCCTTGCTTGACGACGGTACCCTCCTGGGAGGCTCGATTGATGGACAGGATGTCCTGGAAAAGCAGGTGCCTTTGAAGTCTAAGTCTGTCGGCGTCGTCGTTGGTCCTGATTCTACTCCAACTCTGTCGTTCACCTCAGGCTCCGAAGGTAGACCCAAGGGTGTCAGAGGTCGCCATTTCTCCTTGGCGTACTATTTCCCATGGATGGCGGAGACATTCAAGCTGAACCCTAACGACAAGTTCACAATGCTCAGCGGAATTGCCCATGACCCCATCCAAAGAGATATCTTCACCCCTCTTTTCTTGGGAGCTCAGCTACTTGTACCCGCGCGCGAGGATATCCAGAACGAAAGGCTGGCCGAGTGGATGCGCGATTATGGCGCTAGTGTCACCCATCTTACACCTGCCATGGGTCAAATTCTTGTGGGAGGTGCTTCCGCACAGTTCCCTACTCTCCACCACGCTTTCTTCGTCGGAGACATCCTGATTAAGAGAGACTGTCGCTCTCTACAAGGGCTGGCGCCGAACGTCAACATCGTTAACATGTATGGAACCACCGAGACGCAACGTGCTGTCAGTTACTTCGAGGTCCCGAGTTACTCGAGCGACGGCGGATACTTGGACACCATGAAGGATGTGATCCCGGCTGGACGCGGAATGCTCGATGTGCAGATGCTGGTTGTCAACCGCTTCGAGCCTAGCCGTATCTGCGCTATCGGCGAAGTGGGTGAGATCTACGTTCGTGCGGCTGGTCTTGCGGAAGGGTACCTTGGTTCGCCTGAACTCAGCCAGAAGAAGTTCCTCACCAACTGGTTCGTTGATCCTAAGACGTGGGCGGACAAGGATGCTGCGGAGTCGCAAGGCACCAATGAGCCCTGGAGGGAGTTCTACGTTGGACCTAGGGACCGTTTGTACCGCAGCGGTGACCTTGGCAGATACACTCCATCTGGAGATGTCGAGTGCTCAGGCCGTGCCGATGATCAAGTGAAGATCCGTGGTTTCCGTATCGAGTTGGGTGAAATCGATACCCATCTCTCCCGTCATCCTCTTGTTAGAGAGAATGTGACGTTGGTCCGTCGAGACAAGTTTGAGGAGCCCACTCTTGTCAGCTACTTTGTACCTGATATGGGCAAGTGGGCTTCGTGGCTAGAGCAGAAGGGCTTGAAGGATGACGACTCCGCTGAAGGAATGGTTGGCATGCTAAGACGATTCCGCCCACTTCGTGATGATGTTCGCGACCTACTCCGCAGCAAGCTCCCCACCTACGCTGTGCCCACCGTCTTTATTCCGCTCAAGCGAATGCCGCTCAACCCTAACGGAAAGATTGACAAGCCTGCTTTGCCGTTCCCTGATACTGCAGAGCTCAGCgctgcagctcctcaacGCAGGCCATCAGCCTTGAAGTCCCTTTCAGAGACTGAGCAGGCCCTGGCACAGATCTGGGCTAATCGGATTGCCAATGTCACTGCCCCCATGATCGGCCCCGAAGATTCATTCTTTGACCTTGGAGGCCACAGTATCCTCGCGCAACAGATGTTCTTTGATCTACGACGTAAGTGGCGTGGCATCGACATCAGCATGAGTGCCATTTTCCGCAGCCCTACCCTCCGCGCCTTCGCTGCGGAGATCGATCGCCTGCTGAACTTCGAATCCTTCGCCAGCAACGATGACGCCGCTGAAACCGCTGCCGTAGCTAACGAGCCTGATGACGAATACTCCCGCGATGCCCGCAAGTTGGTCGATACCCTACCCAAGACCTTCCCGGCTCGCACAGAAGACATCCTTTCCACCGAACCCACGATCTTCCTCACTGGTGCTAccggcttcctcggcgcGCACATCCTCCGAGACCTTCTCACCCGCAAGTCTCCGTCCGCAAGGGTTGTCGCGCTTGTCCGTGGCAAGAGCGCCGAGCAAGCCCTTGCCCGCGTCCGCTCAACCTGCCGAGCCTACGGCTTCTGGGAAGAATCCTGGGCTTCCCGCCTCGAATGCATCTGCGGTTCTCTCGGCGATGCCCGCTTCGGACTCACTGAAGAAGCCTGGGATGGCCTGACCAACCGCGTCGACGCAGTCATCCACAACGGCGCCCTCGTCCACTGGGTCTATCCCTACTCCACACTCAAGCCAGCCAACGTCCTTGGTACCATCGATGCCCTGAAGCTCTGTGCAACCGGTAAACCCAAGCAGTTCTCCTTTGTCAGTTCAACTAGTGTCCTCGATAGCGACCACTACGTCCTGGAATCCGAGCGCAGCATCGCCGGCGGCGGGGCGGGTAtcagcgaagacgatgaccTAGAGGGTAGCAGCGTCGGTCTAGGAACGGGCTACGGCCAGAGCAAGTGGGCCGGCGAGTACCTTGTCCGTGAAGCAGGCAAGCGCGGACTGAAGGGGACCATCGTCCGTCCTGGTTACGTACTAGGTGATTCAAACAGCGGAA CAACGAACACCGATGACTTCCTCATTCGCATGGTCAAGGGTTGCATCCAGCTTTCCGCGCGCCCGAACATCAACAATACGGTCAACATGGTTCCCGTTGACCACGTCGCGCGTGTCGTGATTGCCGGTGCCTTCCGACCCACCGTCTCGCCTATCGGAGTCGCACAAGTAACAGGCCACCCACGCCTGCGTTTCAACCAGTTCCTCGGTGCGCTCCAGCTGTACGGGTATGATGTTCCGCAGGTCGACTACGTGCCGTGGTCGAAGTCGCTGGAGCAGTATGTGAATAGCGGGGAGCACGATGACCCGGAGTCGCAGCATGCTTT GATGCCATTATACCATTTCGTCACGGCGGACTTGCCGTCTAATACTAAGGCGCCTGAGTTGGATGACGTCCATGCGGCTGCTTCGTTACGTGCTGATGCCGCGTGGTCGGGCGTTGACGCCTCTGCGGGTGCCGGTGTGACGGAAGAGCTAGTCGGTCTCTACGCCTCTTATCTTGTGTCCGTTGGCTTCCTACCAGCGCCATCAGCGTCGACCGCGGGAGCGCGTCCGCTGCCCGCCGTTACGATTACTGATGATCAGAAGGAGGCAATGGCAGGCGttggtggccgtggcggtGCTGCTTGA
- a CDS encoding uncharacterized protein (COG:S;~EggNog:ENOG410PXGS;~InterPro:IPR021858;~antiSMASH:Cluster_4.5), translating into MMISFLYMYMFWMRRDHFDSNKLGDLSRAVLAYTRSYGLDTLCASDDPLSFDNTICGSVITVSEQVLLARIIAYLYDRDGFCCFFGCGGYFADYINSTPQRRQRFWLRSRAVFFLPSIDVGYNRGAESEVKDAATLDVYFELIALHQEINSYSHAAAKHAETMELRLQRWLEAIYREHAMLFCHVADQTYHAECTLMTFVTATFFYAMKIYLYRARISSFGVGPIPSELQDALNSLVSAAYYATKTGSVQLLERFQWSLFIAGLEITDPVHQEWVGNNISDPAIKKVFDHVQDIRNQPPGGITMKKIRSLVGEDFLVL; encoded by the exons ATGATGATCTCATTTTTGTACATGTACATGTTTTGGATGCGACGTGATCACTTCGACTCCAACAAGCTTGGAGACCTAAGTAGAGCGGTCCTTGCCTATACTCGATCATATGGTTTGGACACGCTGTGTGCTAGCGACGATCCACTCTCTTTCGACAACACCATCTGTGGTAGTGTAATAACTGTCTCCGAGCAGGTCTTGCTGGCCAGAATTATCGCGTACCTATACGATCGAGACGGGTTCTGTTGTTTCTTTGGATGCGGTGGGTATTTTGCGGACTATATAAACAGCACCCCTCAGAGGCGACAAAGGTTTTGGCTACGATCGCGTGCTGTCTTTTTTCTGCCCTCCATTGACGTTGGCTACAATCGCGGCGCAGAATCAGAGGTGAAGGATGCGGCAACTCTGGATGTTTACTTTGAACTCATTGCTTTACATCAGGAGATCAACTCCTATAGTCATGCCGCTGCGAAGCATGCGGAAACTATGGAACTGAGGCTACAGCGATGGCTGGAGGCCATCTACAGG GAACATGCCATGCTCTTCTGCCACGTTGCGGACCAGACATACCACGCTGAGTGTACGTTGATGACCTTTGTCACAGCGACCTTCTTTTATGCCATGAAGATTTATCTTTATCGTGCTCGTATTTCTTCGTTTGGGGTTGGGCCTATCCCATCCGAGCTTCAAGATGCTCTCAACTCGTTAGTATCTGCTGCGTACTACGCCACAAAAACCGGGTCTGTGCAACTTCTTGAACGTTTCCAATGGTCGCTATTTATCGCTGGACTGGAGATCACCGATCCTGTCCACCAAGAGTGGGTTGGAAATAACATTTCTGACCCTGCAATCAAGAAGGTGTTCGACCATGTTCAAGACATCAGAAACCAGCCACCTGGTGGTATCacaatgaagaagattcgTTCCCTAGTGGGCGAAGACTTCTTGGTCTTGTGA
- a CDS encoding uncharacterized protein (COG:S;~EggNog:ENOG410PI6S;~SECRETED:SignalP(1-24);~antiSMASH:Cluster_4.5) — translation MIARRSTSLVAIVLFVVFFLFIFSSSPNSDSFGEDSEISTAAKYVPKFPTLNDLHLPTFQPPAHSPPEQQQDSSSGDSKWFSNLAWLNPFSSSITLDQDRSVLPPLPDRPYVFTFYEPKKGHTRDEDIADARLLHAWRRAWYAQGFRPVILSRAEAMANPLYQSLKHVELGPEMEADLFRWLAWGHMGDGLLADWRCFPMAKYDDATLSHLRRGPESDEITRFDKANSALLLGKKPAINTAIEKASKHIDKSTKYLAEFIPSELLQSERTNSLAFYDSATISERYPALTEKAIPSLPGRRNALADLINSHLQNTFMNSFPGGIVVLKPFAEHTTALVEPALRLAKALGKCPETVAPSSCPPNLPECRPCNAQKFTKISQPTTYNNNTQSFTIGILPHPYTLISLLNSSAEVTTRHIRRETTRDGWLKEVTGDQMNHELGGGPRVVLFKRVVADQPALGTSLWTTVESLSAEFGQALPTELLDDFEWELGFRIPRDSNVDAKNEGDAKESMQHANPSEKGVETEYTIIQQAREILKQKTNRVNIRAVAEAWNMADTEVWRFVKAYRARKVVERKNWEEEERKFLGARPKM, via the coding sequence ATGATCGCGCGTCGCAGCACATCCCTCGTTGCCATTGTTCTTTTTGTTGTCTTTTTTCTGTTTATTTTCTCGTCTTCGCCAAACTCCGATTCCTTTGGTGAGGACTCGGAGATATCAACGGCAGCCAAATATGTCCCCAAATTCCCGACCCTGAACGATCTGCACCTGCCGACTTTTCAACCGCCAGCACACAGTCCACCCGAGCAACAACAGGACAGTTCGAGTGGTGATTCAAAATGGTTTAGCAATCTGGCATGGCTCAATCCCTTTTCGTCCTCCATCACCCTTGACCAGGACCGATCTGTCCTCCCTCCGCTTCCCGACCGCCCGTATGTCTTCACATTCTACGAGCCAAAGAAAGGCCATACCCGGGACGAGGATATTGCTGATGCACGGCTTTTGCATGCCTGGCGTCGCGCTTGGTATGCTCAGGGATTTCGTCCAGTGATCCTGAGCCGGGCGGAGGCGATGGCCAACCCGTTGTATCAGTCCCTGAAACACGTGGAGTTGGGCCCTGAAATGGAAGCGGATTTATTCAGATGGCTTGCCTGGGGCCATATGGGCGATGGCCTGCTTGCCGATTGGCGCTGCTTCCCAATGGCGAAATATGACGACGCAACGCTCTCGCATTTACGCCGTGGTCCCGAGTCCGACGAAATCACAAGGTTCGACAAGGCAAACAgtgctctgcttcttgggaAGAAGCCCGCGATAAATACCGCCATCGAGAAAGCGAGTAAGCACATCGACAAATCAACCAAATACTTAGCGGAGTTTATACCAAGTGAGCTGCTGCAGTCTGAACGGACAAACTCTCTAGCTTTCTATGATTCTGCTACAATCTCCGAACGCTACCCAGCCCTTACAGAAAAGGCCATTCCCTCGCTTCCCGGTCGTCGGAATGCGTTAGCTGATCTCATCAACTCGCATCTGCAAAATACGTTTATGAACTCGTTTCCGGGAGGGATCGTAGTTCTAAAACCGTTTGCTGAACACACCACGGCCTTGGTTGAGCCAGCGTTGAGACTGGCCAAAGCGCTCGGCAAGTGCCCAGAGACTGTTGCGCCCTCATCTTGTCCACCAAACTTGCCGGAGTGCCGCCCTTGCAACGCACAAAAGTTCACGAAAATCTCACAACCAACCACgtacaacaacaacacccagTCTTTTACTATTGGGATTCTTCCGCACCCATATACTCTTATCAGTTTGCTGAACAGTTCGGCAGAGGTTACAACGCGCCACATTCGACGTGAGACCACCCGTGATGGCTGGTTGAAAGAGGTGACCGGTGACCAGATGAATCATGAACTTGGCGGCGGGCCCAGAGTGGTTCTGTTCAAGAGAGTTGTCGCAGATCAACCAGCCCTTGGCACATCGTTGTGGACGACAGTTGAATCGTTATCAGCCGAGTTCGGCCAGGCGCTCCCTACTGAACTCCTAGATGATTTCGAGTGGGAGCTTGGATTCCGGATTCCGCGCGACAGCAACGTAGACGCAAAGAACGAGGGCGACGCTAAGGAGTCAATGCAACATGCCAACCCCAGCGAAAAGGGGGTTGAAACCGAGTATACGATCATCCAGCAAGCGAGGGAAATACTGAAACAAAAGACCAACCGGGTCAACATCCGAGCCGTGGCAGAGGCGTGGAACATGGCTGACACGGAGGTCTGGCGTTTTGTGAAGGCGTACAGGGCAAGAAAGGTGGTCGAGCGCAAGaactgggaggaggaagaaaggaaattcCTCGGTGCTAGACCGAAGATGTAA
- a CDS encoding uncharacterized protein (COG:G;~EggNog:ENOG410QDI6;~InterPro:IPR020846,IPR011701,IPR036259;~PFAM:PF07690;~SMCOG1106:major facilitator transporter;~TransMembrane:12 (i44-61o85-108i115-133o145-164i176-196o208-227i276-299o311-333i340-360o372-390i402-421o433-454i);~antiSMASH:Cluster_4.5;~go_function: GO:0022857 - transmembrane transporter activity [Evidence IEA];~go_process: GO:0055085 - transmembrane transport [Evidence IEA]) encodes MENSIQTSPGMDAKKSDSVIGVDKEHGATETMSSEEEKRLVRKIDFHLMPLLIISYGLQYLDKTSLSYSAVLGLREDLNLKGQEFSWASGIFYIGYLAASYPISLGFVRFPLGRYLSALIFLWGVVLTLHAVAENYAGLMVLRTLLGVFESAISPGFSLITGMWYTPREHVSRHSFWFAGNATASLIGSGIAYGILQYTGRFSQWKMLFVIFGLITVAWSIFLWFYLPGAPSNARFLTPTEREFASLRPKKFQHTTQTKKWDQGQFIETWKDVKTWWFLLFSFIICVPNGGTTSFSTIIINSFGYDEFQTILMGMPAAAFQLTTVILAALFTTYIRKSRLIALVAIFLIALAGILMVKLLPDTKKLPRLAGFWLVTAVAPAFPLMMSMFASNTAGFTKKSSVVALIFVGYCVGNFVGPQFFKNTEAPAYGTAYTTILTCYAISIVMAVGFRVYLGWANNKRDQAQGICIDPEETRKVDLHADEELDHVDETDLQNQSFRYIL; translated from the exons ATGGAGAATTCCATCCAGACCTCCCCCGGAATGGACGCGAAGAAAAGTGACTCTGTCATCGGCGTCGATAAAGAACACGGTGCCACAGAGACCATGAGCtctgaagaggaaaagaggcTTGTGAGAAAGATTGATTTTCA TCTTATGCCACTCCTTATAATCAGCTATGGTCTTCAGTATCTTGACA AGACCAGTTTATCCTATAGCGCTGTCCTTGGTTTACGAGAAGACTTG AACCTCAAAGGACAAGAGTTTAGCTGGGCATCTGGTATCTTCTATATCGGGTATCTAGCTGCCTCGTATCCCATTTCACTTGGCTTCGTCCGTTTTCCTTTGGGAAGATATCTCAGTGCTTTAAT CTTTCTATGGGGAGTGGTTCTCACCCTCCATGCTGTTGCAGAGAACTATGCTGGATTGATGGTGCTTCGGACTTTGCTTGGTGTATTTGAGAGCGCGATAAGTCCTGGCTTTTCGCTCATTACTGGAATGTGGTACACTCCTAGGGAGCACGTCTCTCGCCACTCGTTTTGGTTTGCCGGAAATGCCACCGCCAGTCTGATAGGATCGGGCATCGCGTACGGCATTCTGCAATATACGGGGAGGTTCAGTCAATGGAAG ATGCTTTTCGTTATATTCGGACTCATAACAGTTGCGTGGTCAATATTTCTATGGTTCTACCTTCCCGGTGCTCCCTCAAATGCGCGCTTCCTCACTCCCACTGAACGAGAATTCGCATCCCTGAGACCAAAGAAATTCCAACATACAACTCAGACAAAGAAGTGGGACCAAGGTCAATTCATCGAAACTTGGAAGGACGTGAAGACATGGTGGTTCTTGCTATTTTCCTTTATAATTTGCGTACCAAACGGCGGCACAACCAGT TTCAGCACAATCATTATAAACAGCTTTGGCTACGATGAATTTCAAACGATCCTCATGGGAATGCCAGCCGCCGCTTTCCAACTCACCACAGTCATTCTAGCAGCTCTGTTCACAACCTACATTCGCAAATCCAGATTGATCGCTTTGGTTGCCATCTTCCTAATAGCGTTGGCAGGGATTCTTATGGTCAAACTTCTCCCTGACACGAAGAAGCTACCTCGACTAGCGGGATTCTGGCTTGTCACTGCCGTCGCTCCTGCCTTCCCTCTCATGATGTCCATGTTCGCAAGTAATACGGCTGGTTTCACGAAAAAGTCTAGCGTGGTCGCCCTGATATTTGTAGGATACTGTGTTGGGAACTTTGTCGGCCCGCAATTCTTCAAGAATACCGAGGCTCCAGCATACGGG ACTGCATACACGACAATCCTCACTTGCTACGCAATTTCCATTGTCATGGCGGTTGGATTCCGGGTTTATCTCGGCTGGGCGAATAATAAACGAGATCAGGCTCAGGGAATATGCATTGATCCGGAGGAAACTCGCAAGGTTGACCTGCATGCAgatgaggagctggatcATGTAGATGAGACCGATCTCCAGAACCAaagttttagatatatactgTGA